The nucleotide window GGCAGAAGTCTCGTCATTAGGTTCGAGTCTGAGTCCATATCACCTTTGCCAGCAATCTTTTCCGGCAGGTCATATATGACATTACCTTTTGCCCAGCTGTAGGTGAACCTGCCGCTGACAATTCTGTTCAGAAAGTCCGATTGCTTGAGTCGAATGGCGTATTCGGAATTCATTGCAGTTCTGTTTGTTTCTTTTAAAGACTCGAGAGATTCTTCCAATTCTTCTGCTCCCGGCCTGTTTGACGACAAGTATTCGTACGGTATGGCCCATTCGCAATTCCAGTATATATCGAAGCTTTTGGAAATATCCTTTACAACAGGGCCCGCCGCAATCAAATCCATATCCGCAAAATTCGAGTCTTTCGAGGCCCCGAAATATTCGTCGGCAAGGTTCCTGCCTCCTACGATTCCGATGATGTTATCAGCGACAAAAGCCTTGTTATGCATGCGGTGGTTCAGCTGGCGGAGGCTGCCCTTCGGATTGAAGAGCCGCAATTCTATATTCGGGTGGGAATCAAGCATCCACATCTGCGATTCGGAAAGCCCCGTTCCCACATAATCGAAAAGGAGTCTCACCCTGACCCCGCGGTCTGCGGCCGAAATAAGTTTCTCAATGAGGAAGCCGACCGACAGGTCATTGCTGACGATGTAGTACTGCAGATCAAGAGTCTTATCGGCTCCATCGATGAGAAGGGCTCTGGCGATGAATGCATCCATGTCCGACGGCAGCATGTAGAAGCCCGAGTCACCCGGATGTTTAATCGAATCCCTTCCTACGGCTTTAACTAATTTCGTGTCTTCACTGGGCTCTATGGCATATGAAGGAACCCTGTGTATGTCTTTGGACAGCGTTGCGCATGAACTAAAGAGAATCGACAGGAATACAAAGCTTAAACACTTAAGCATGATGCAAATATTACAATAATGGAGAATCCACTTCAAGGGTGGCTTCTGAATGTATGAGGAGTCTTTTGTATGTACAGTCAAGTAAAGATTTTCCTTATTCATGATAATATCGGTTCTGACGAGCATTTACTGCCTGCTCCTGTAAAACCTGGAAACAGAGGCAACCGCGCGCAGCGCATTTCCGACATCGTCATAAACCGGCATGCCAGCCTCGGTGAACAGCCGGCGGGTCTCTCTGAGCATTTCCTCTATCCCGATGTCTTCCTCTTCCTGCCTGATGTTAGGAAGGATTAGCACAACCGGCTTTCCGCCTATCTCAATTGCTTCACGGCATGCCCTTACCAGATCCCTGTAGGGTGTAATTTCCTTTATGCTTTTTGCACCCATTGTTACCTGCAGAGATTTGTAGTGGTACAGGAGCTGAATGACAATATGGATGTCAACATTTTCGTCTTTTGATGCCTGAATAAGTATCTCCCTTATGCTCTGAGGAGACACAAAGGGATTTGCTATGTCGATAGGATTTG belongs to Desulfomonilia bacterium and includes:
- a CDS encoding phospholipase D family protein, which codes for MLKCLSFVFLSILFSSCATLSKDIHRVPSYAIEPSEDTKLVKAVGRDSIKHPGDSGFYMLPSDMDAFIARALLIDGADKTLDLQYYIVSNDLSVGFLIEKLISAADRGVRVRLLFDYVGTGLSESQMWMLDSHPNIELRLFNPKGSLRQLNHRMHNKAFVADNIIGIVGGRNLADEYFGASKDSNFADMDLIAAGPVVKDISKSFDIYWNCEWAIPYEYLSSNRPGAEELEESLESLKETNRTAMNSEYAIRLKQSDFLNRIVSGRFTYSWAKGNVIYDLPEKIAGKGDMDSDSNLMTRLLPLIRDTKSELILVSPYFVPDKTVIDIIGMLHSTGIKVRITTNSLASTDVISVYSGYARYRKTLLQKGVELYEMRADPEEKGKESRSEIMGSYRVSLHAKFYVFDRKEAFIGSRNLDARSRELNTEIGIFVQSPEIAEQAAKMFEVSMLPQYTFKLELSDKSRLIWKTEENGKEVTYTHSPMTSLWRRFSAGVISIFAPESQL